A stretch of DNA from Rhizobacter sp.:
GGCCACGTCAGGGTGGCCCTTCGAGCGCCTCGCGCACCGGCGCGAACGAGCGCCGGTGGTGCACGCAGGCACCGTGCGCGCGCAAGGCCGCCAGATGCTCCGCCGTGGCGTAGCCCTTGTGCCCATCGAAGCCGTATTGCGGGTGCGCCTCGTGCAGCGAGAGGCACAACCGATCGCGGTGCACCTTGGCCAGGATGGACGCCGCCGAGATCGACTTCACCTTGGCATCGCCCTTGACGATGGCCTCGGCCGCGATCTTGAGCACCGGCAGGCGGTTGCCGTCGACCAGCACCTTGCCGGGTTTCAGGCGCAGGCCTTCGACGGCGCGCCGCATCGCGAGCATGGTCGCGTGAAGGATGTTGAGCGTGTCGATCTCCTCGACCGAGGCCTCGGCGATCGAGCAGCACAGCGCCTTGGCACGGATCTCGTCGTAGAGGCGTTCACGCGCGAGCGCCGTGAGCTGCTTCGAATCCTTGAGGCCGCGGATGGGTTTCAGCTCATCCAGGATCACAGCTGCTGCGACCACCGGCCCGGCCAAGGGGCCGCGCCCGGCTTCGTCGACACCCGCCACGAGCCCGATGACATCGAAGCTCAGGCCGAGCTGTTCAGGCACGGAGGACTTTTTCGATGGCATCGGTGGCGGCTTGAGCGGTGTTGCAGCGCAG
This window harbors:
- the rnhB gene encoding ribonuclease HII yields the protein MPSKKSSVPEQLGLSFDVIGLVAGVDEAGRGPLAGPVVAAAVILDELKPIRGLKDSKQLTALARERLYDEIRAKALCCSIAEASVEEIDTLNILHATMLAMRRAVEGLRLKPGKVLVDGNRLPVLKIAAEAIVKGDAKVKSISAASILAKVHRDRLCLSLHEAHPQYGFDGHKGYATAEHLAALRAHGACVHHRRSFAPVREALEGPP